From Woronichinia naegeliana WA131, the proteins below share one genomic window:
- a CDS encoding IS1 family transposase, with product MEAELDEMWGFVKSKKEQRWLWHAIDHKTGEILAYVLSGHKDEAFLRLKELLEPFGITQYYTDGWGAYERHIEPALHEVGKYNTQKIERKHLTLRTRIKRLARKTICFSKSIVMHDILQTFII from the coding sequence GTGGAAGCAGAACTCGACGAAATGTGGGGTTTTGTGAAGAGCAAAAAAGAGCAAAGATGGTTATGGCACGCTATTGATCATAAGACAGGTGAGATATTAGCTTATGTTTTGTCTGGTCACAAAGACGAAGCATTTCTAAGGCTAAAAGAGTTGTTAGAACCTTTTGGTATTACTCAATATTATACAGATGGATGGGGGGCTTACGAACGACATATTGAGCCAGCATTGCATGAGGTGGGTAAGTATAATACTCAAAAAATCGAACGAAAGCACTTGACATTGAGAACTCGAATAAAGAGATTAGCGAGAAAAACGATTTGTTTCTCCAAATCTATTGTGATGCACGATATACT